The Argentina anserina chromosome 3, drPotAnse1.1, whole genome shotgun sequence genome includes a region encoding these proteins:
- the LOC126787942 gene encoding zingipain-1-like → MAFGENLVTLAICIVLGTFASQATSRAVYKASIAEKHEQWMAEYGRVYQDSAEKERRFAIFKKNVEFVEKFNNDGDKSYTLSVNQFSDTTDEEFLKPHTGYKTPIHSSFTASSKDESFMYQRRLATEQIPARMDWREHGAVTPIKNQFSCGACWTFAAVAAVEGITKIKTGKLVSLSEQQLLECDDDGSRCKQGDIESAFKYIMKNKGIATTKEYPYLSTSLNQTFQACDTRKAAHHAATITSYGRVNNGVYVRERPLLNAVSFQPIAVAIDGSGKEFKMYGGGVFEGPCGEHLNHAVTVIGYGTEKDTDYWLIKNSWGEKWGENGYMRILRTNDPGGGLCGLALCHGPTYYAAEYDPCGAKVTLNQGQPNSTSIHDANFLFLLVRLPCHSDLSLLHSLLVRFHQ, encoded by the exons ATGGCTTTTGGAGAAAACCTTGTGACGCTTGCCATATGCATCGTCTTGGGGACATTTGCATCCCAAGCCACATCTCGCGCAGTCTACAAAGCTTCCATTGCTGAAAAACATGAGCAATGGATGGCCGAGTATGGGCGTGTCTACCAAGACAGCGCAGAGAAGGAACGGCGTTTTGCTATATTCAAGAAGAATGTAGAGTTTGTGGAAAAATTCAACAATGACGGGGACAAGTCGTACACGTTAAGTGTCAATCAATTCTCTGATACGACTGATGAAGAATTCCTCAAACCTCATACTGGATACAAAACGCCCATCCACTCAAGTTTCACGGCTTCATCCAAAGATGAATCGTTTATGTACCAAAGGCGCCTGGCCACCGAGCAAATCCCAGCTAGGATGGACTGGAGGGAACATGGAGCTGTGACTCCTATCAAGAATCAATTTTCATGTG GTGCTTGCTGGACATTTGCGGCGGTGGCCGCCGTGGAAGGgattacaaaaatcaaaaccggCAAATTGGTCTCCTTGTCCGAGCAACAACTTTTGGAATGTGACGACGATGGTAGTCGCTGCAAACAAGGTGACATAGAATCAGCTTTTAAATACATAATGAAAAATAAAGGAATTGCTACTACAAAAGAGTACCCATACCTGAGCACTTCTTTAAACCAAACGTTCCAAGCATGCGACACTCGTAAGGCAGCTCATCATGCTGCAACGATTACTAGCTATGGTCGAGTGAACAATGGGGTTTATGTCAGAGAACGTCCTCTCCTCAATGCTGTTTCCTTCCAACCGATCGCGGTTGCCATCGACGGTAGTGGAAAGGAATTTAAGATGTACGGAGGTGGCGTCTTCGAAGGTCCTTGTGGTGAACACCTGAACCATGCTGTAACAGTTATTGGGTATGGGACTGAAAAAGACACCGACTACTGGCTAATCAAGAATTCATGGGGGGAAAAGTGGGGTGAAAATGGATACATGAGAATTCTAAGAACTAATGATCCAGGTGGAGGACTCTGCGGCCTTGCTTTGTGTCACGGGCCGACTTACTACGCAGCGGAATATGACCCGTGCGGCGCCAAGGTTACTCTTAACCAAGGCCAGCCTAACTCAACATCCATTCATGATGccaactttcttttcttacttgTGCGCCTCCCGTGTCATTCCGATCTTTCCCTCTTACATTCCTTGCTCGTGAGGTTCCACCAATGA